In Saccharomyces cerevisiae S288C chromosome XV, complete sequence, the following proteins share a genomic window:
- the HXT11 gene encoding hexose transporter HXT11 (Hexose transporter; capable of transporting a broad range of substrates including: glucose, fructose, mannose and galactose; polyol transporter that supports the growth on and uptake of xylitol with low affinity when overexpressed in a strain deleted for hexose family members; nearly identical in sequence to Hxt9p; has similarity to major facilitator superfamily (MFS) transporters; involved in pleiotropic drug resistance) translates to MSGVNNTSANELSTTMSNSNSAVGAPSVKTEHGDSKNSLNLDANEPPIDLPQKPLSAYTTVAILCLMIAFGGFIFGWDTGTISGFVNLSDFIRRFGQKNDKGTYYLSKVRMGLIVSIFNIGCAIGGIVLSKVGDIYGRRIGLITVTAIYVVGILIQITSINKWYQYFIGRIISGLGVGGIAVLSPMLISEVAPKHIRGTLVQLYQLMGTMGIFLGYCTNYGTKNYHNATQWRVGLGLCFAWATFMVSGMMFVPESPRYLIEVGKDEEAKRSLSKSNKVSVDDPALLVEYDTIKAGIELEKLAGNASWSELLSTKTKVFQRVLMGVMIQSLQQLTGDNYFFYYGTTIFKSVGLKDSFQTSIIIGVVNFFSSFIAVYTIERFGRRTCLLWGAASMLCCFAVFASVGVTKLWPQGSSHQDITSQGAGNCMIVFTMFFIFSFATTWAGGCYVIVSETFPLRVKSRGMAIATAANWMWGFLISFFTPFITGAINFYYGYVFLGCLVFAYFYVFFFVPETKGLTLEEVNTMWLEGVPAWKSASWVPPERRTADYDADAIDHDNRPIYKRFFSS, encoded by the coding sequence ATGTCAGGTGTTAATAATACATCCGCAAATGAGTTATCTACTACCATGTCTAACTCTAACTCAGCAGTAGGCGCTCCCTCTGTTAAGACTGAACACGGTGACTCTAAAAATTCCCTTAACCTAGATGCCAATGAGCCACCTATTGACTTACCTCAAAAACCCCTCTCTGCGTATACCACCGTCGCAATCCTGTGTTTGATGATTGCATTTGGCGGCTTCATCTTTGGTTGGGATACCGGTACCATTTCTGGTTTTGTTAACCTTTCTGATTTCATCAGAAGGTTCggtcaaaaaaatgacaagGGAACCTACTACTTATCGAAAGTAAGAATGGGTTTGATCGTCTCAATATTCAACATTGGCTGCGCCATAGGCGGAATTGTCTTGTCAAAAGTCGGTGATATATATGGTCGTCGTATTGGATTGATTACAGTTACTGCCATTTACGTTGTAGGCATCCTAATCCAAATAACTTCCATAAACAAGTGGTACCAATACTTCATTGGAAGAATTATTTCTGGCCTAGGAGTGGGAGGCATTGCTGTCCTTTCCCCAATGTTGATATCTGAAGTTGCTCCCAAACATATCAGAGGAACTCTGGTCCAATTGTACCAGCTGATGGGTACGATGGGTATTTTTCTAGGATACTGTACCAATTACGGTACCAAGAACTATCACAACGCCACTCAATGGAGAGTCGGCCTTGGTCTTTGCTTTGCCTGGGCTACATTCATGGTTAGTGGAATGATGTTTGTACCAGAATCACCACGTTACCTGATTGAGGTTGGTAAAGATGAGGAAGCGAAACGTTCACTATCGAAATCCAACAAAGTCTCAGTTGACGATCCAGCCTTGCTAGTTGAATATGACACTATAAAGGCAGGAATTGAACTTGAAAAGCTGGCAGGTAACGCATCATGGTCTGAACTACTCTCCACTAAAACAAAGGTCTTTCAGCGTGTTCTCATGGGAGTGATGATCCAATCGCTGCAGCAATTAACCGGTGACAACTACTTCTTTTACTACGGTACCACCATCTTCAAATCTGTCGGTCTAAAGGACTCCTTTCAGACTTCGATCATTATCGGTGTggttaattttttctcttcattcATAGCGGTATACACCATTGAGAGGTTTGGACGCCGTACGTGTCTATTGTGGGGTGCTGCTTCTATGCTATGCTGCTTTGCTGTGTTTGCCTCCGTCGGTGTGACAAAGTTGTGGCCTCAAGGAAGCAGTCACCAAGACATTACTTCTCAGGGCGCCGGTAACTGTATGATTGTGTTTACTatgttcttcattttttcgtTCGCCACCACTTGGGCAGGCGGCTGTTACGTTATTGTCTCAGAGACGTTTCCTCTTAGGGTCAAATCAAGAGGAATGGCAATCGCAACAGCTGCAAACTGGATGTGGGGTTTCCTGATTAGTTTCTTTACCCCATTCATTACCGGGGCAATCAACTTTTACTACGGTTACGTATTCTTAGGCTGTCTGGTTTTTGCATACTTTtatgtctttttctttgtccCAGAAACAAAAGGCCTGACACTGGAGGAGGTGAATACTATGTGGCTGGAAGGTGTGCCAGCATGGAAATCGGCCTCATGGGTGCCACCGGAGAGAAGAACCGCAGATTACGATGCTGATGCAATAGATCATGACAATAGACCAATTTACAAGAGGTTCTTTTCCAGCTGA
- a CDS encoding uncharacterized protein (hypothetical protein; identified by expression profiling and mass spectrometry), whose protein sequence is MFYGSFNKCVTGYSCRMAIHYYVYRIIKSATRPDYKSNTQILVL, encoded by the coding sequence ATGTTTTATGGAAGCTTCAATAAATGCGTGACTGGCTATAGTTGTCGGATGGCAATCCATTATTATGTATACCGTATTATTAAGAGTGCAACTAGGCCCGACTATAAATCTAACACTCAGATCCTTGTACTGTAA
- the HPF1 gene encoding mannoprotein (Haze-protective mannoprotein; reduces particle size of aggregated proteins in white wines, thereby decreasing turbidity; intragenic repeat expansion controls chronological aging; expansion of intragenic tandem repeats within N-terminus sufficient to cause pronounced life span shortening; repeat expansion shifts cells from sedentary to buoyant, thereby increasing exposure to oxygen, altering methionine, lipid, and purine metabolism) gives MFNRFNKLQAALALVLYSQSALGQYYTNSSSIASNSSTAVSSTSSGSVSISSSIELTSSTSDVSSSLTELTSSSTEVSSSIAPSTSSSEVSSSITSSGSSVSGSSSITSSGSSVSSSSSATESGSSASGSSSATESGSSVSGSSTSITSGSSSATESGSSVSGSTSATESGSSASGSSSATESGSSASGSSSATESGSSVSGSSSATESGSSVSGSSSATESGSASSVPSSSGSVTESGSSSSASESSITQSGTASGSSASSTSGSVTQSGSSVSGSSASSAPGISSSIPQSTSSASTASGSITSGTLSSITSSASSATATASNSLSSSDGTIYLPSTTISGDITLTGSVIATEAVEVAAGGKLTLLDGDKYVFSADFIIHGGVFVEKSKPTYPGTEFDISGENFDVSGTFNAEEPAASSASAYSFTPGSFDNSGDISLSLSESTKGEVTFSPYSNSGAFSFSNAILNGGSVSGLQRRAESGSVNNGEINLENGSTYVVVEPVSGSGTINIISGNLYLHYPDTFTGQTVVFKGEGVLAVDPTETNTTPIPVVGYTGENQIAITADVTALSYDSATGVLTATQGNSQFSFSIGTGFSSSGFNVSEGTFAGAYAYYLNYGGVVASSATPSSTSTTSGATNSTSGSTSFGASVTGSTASTSFGASVTGSTASTLISGSPSVYTTTLTYATTTSTVVVSCSETTDSNGNVYTITTTVPCSSTTATITSCDETGCHVTTSTGTVATETVSSKSYTTVTVTHCDNNGCNTKTVTSECPEETSATTTSPKSYTTVTVTHCDDNGCNTKTVTSEAPEATTTTVSPKTYTTATVTQCDDNGCSTKTVTSEAPKETSETSETSAAPKTYTTATVTQCDDNGCNVKIITSQIPEATSTVTATSASPKSYTTVTSEGSKATSLTTAISKASSAISTYSKSAAPIKTSTGIIVQSEGIAAGLNANTLNALVGIFVLAFFN, from the coding sequence ATGTTCAATCGCTTTAATAAACTTCAAGCCGCTTTGGCTTTGGTCCTTTACTCCCAAAGTGCATTGGGCCAATATTATACCAACAGTTCCTCAATCGCTAGTAACAGCTCCACCGCCGTTTCGTCAACTTCATCAGGTTCCGTTTCCATCAGTAGTTCTATTGAGTTGACCTCATCTACTTCTGATGTCTCGAGCTCTCTCACTGAGTTAACGTCATCCTCCACCGAAGTCTCGAGCTCCATTGCTCCATCAACCTCGTCCTCTGAAGTCTCGAGCTCTATTACTTCATCAGGCTCTTCAGTCTCCGGCTCATCTTCTATTACTTCATCAGGCTCATCAGTCTCCAGTTCATCTTCTGCCACTGAATCAGGCTCATCCGCCTCCGGTTCATCCTCCGCCACTGAATCGGGCTCATCAGTCTCCGGTTCATCTACTTCCATTACATCAGGCTCATCCTCCGCCACTGAATCGGGCTCATCAGTCTCCGGTTCAACTTCTGCCACTGAATCAGGCTCATCCGCCTCCGGTTCATCTTCTGCCACTGAATCAGGCTCATCCGCCTCCGGTTCATCTTCTGCCACAGAATCAGGCTCATCAGTCTCCGGTTCATCTTCTGCCACAGAATCAGGCTCATCAGTCTCCGGTTCATCTTCTGCCACAGAATCAGGCTCCGCTTCTTCGGTTCCTAGCTCATCCGGTTCTGTCACAGAATCAGGCTCATCCTCATCAGCATCTGAATCATCTATCACACAATCTGGTACCGCTTCCGGTTCATCAGCCTCCAGCACGTCCGGTTCTGTTACACAATCTGGTTCCTCCGTTTCCGGTTCATCAGCTTCTTCTGCTCCAGGTATCTCGAGTTCAATTCCTCAATCAACCTCATCGGCTTCCACTGCCTCTGGTTCTATCACCTCCGGTACCTTAAGTTCTATTACCTCTTCGGCTTCTAGTGCAACTGCAACTGCTTCCAACTCTCTTTCTTCCAGCGATGGTACTATTTATTTGCCTTCTACAACCATCAGTGGTGACATCACACTCACCGGTTCAGTCATTGCAACTGAAGCTGTCGAAGTCGCTGCAGGTGGTAAGTTGACCCTACTTGATGGTGACAAATACGTTTTCTCTGCTGATTTCATAATCCATGGTGGCGTTTTCGTAGAAAAGTCTAAGCCAACTTACCCAGGTACCGAATTCGACATTTCTGGTGAAAACTTTGATGTATCTGGTACCTTTAACGCTGAAGAGCCTGCTGCTTCTTCCGCATCTGCCTACTCCTTCACTCCAGGCTCTTTCGATAACAGTGGTGATATTTCTTTGAGTCTATCAGAGTCCACAAAGGGCGAAGTCACATTCTCTCCCTACTCTAACTCTGGtgctttctctttctcAAATGCTATTCTCAATGGTGGTTCCGTCTCTGGTTTGCAGCGTAGAGCTGAATCAGGTTCTGTCAACAACGGTGAGATAAATCTTGAGAATGGCAGTACCTACGTCGTTGTCGAACCAGTTTCTGGAAGTGGTACAATCAACATCATCTCTGGCAACCTTTACTTGCACTATCCAGACACCTTTACTGGCCAAACTGTTGTATTCAAGGGTGAAGGTGTTCTTGCCGTTGACCCAACCGAAACCAACACTACTCCTATCCCTGTGGTTGGATACACTGGTGAAAACCAAATCGCCATTACAGCAGATGTCACTGCTCTTTCTTACGACAGTGCTACTGGTGTTTTAACTGCAACACAAGGCAACTCACAATTCTCCTTCTCTATTGGTACTGGGTTCTCCAGTTCTGGCTTCAACGTCTCCGAAGGAACATTTGCTGGTGCCTATGCTTATTATCTAAATTACGGAGGTGTTGTTGCTTCCAGCGCTACACCCTCATCCACATCTACCACATCAGGGGCTACCAACTCTACTTCCGGTTCCACTTCATTCGGTGCTTCCGTAACTGGTTCAACCGCTTCCACTTCATTCGGTGCTTCCGTGACTGGTTCAACGGCTTCCACCTTGATTTCCGGCTCCCCATCTGTTTATACCACAACATTAACATATGCAACAACCACAAGCACAGTAGTTGTCTCCTGTTCAGAAACAACTGATTCGAACGGTAACGTCTATACCATTACCACAACCGTACCATGTTCATCTACCACCGCCACTATCACTTCTTGCGATGAGACCGGATGTCATGTAACTACGTCTACCGGTACCGTCGCCACTGAAACCgtttcttccaaatcatACACCACTGTTACCGTCACCCACTGTGACAACAATGGCTGTAACACCAAGACTGTCACTTCTGAATGTCCTGAAGAAACTTCAGCAACTACTACTTCTCCAAAATCATACACTACTGTTACCGTTACTCACTGTGACGACAACGGCTGTAACACTAAGACTGTCACCTCTGAGGCCCCTGAAGCCACAACCACTACTGTTTCTCCAAAGACATACACTACCGCTACTGTTACTCAGTGCGATGACAATGGATGTAGCACCAAGACTGTCACTTCTGAAGCTCCTAAAGAAACTTCAGAAACTTCAGAAACCAGTGCTGCCCCTAAGACATACACTACTGCCACTGTTACTCAATGTGATGACAATGGTTGTAACGTCAAGATAATCACCTCTCAAATACCTGAAGCTACTTCAACCGTCACCGCAACTAGTGCTTCTCCAAAGTCATACACTACTGTCACTTCTGAGGGTTCTAAAGCAACCTCATTGACTACTGCCATTTCCAAGGCTTCTAGTGCAATTTCCACATACTCCAAATCTGCAGCTCCAATAAAGACCTCTACTGGTATCATTGTCCAGTCCGAGGGTATTGCCGCAGGTTTGAATGCCAATACTTTGAATGCATTGGTCGGTATTTTCGTTCTTGCTTTCTTTaactaa
- the ZPS1 gene encoding Zps1p (Putative GPI-anchored protein; transcription is induced under low-zinc conditions, as mediated by the Zap1p transcription factor, and at alkaline pH) yields the protein MKFSSGKSIIFATIASLALSAPVTYDTNSTAELQSPSSQEILGWSHATFPTIYQTCNETNARMLNAAFKDTAEITAYGKDRLLNYGVDDVYYKRWFGNGSIFTVMGVFEQLMEASKGAMLMRCDDIDGLCAANPNYYAGHHRQSAPAETVICDYFYTSKKPLSTICFEGTIVDVGPKHYAGIDMLHRYLHVPTMSMDGYVGEYAETLEEVVDYTQNNATYAVRNTDNYLYYLADVYSASVIPGGCLGNL from the coding sequence ATGAAGTTCTCTTCCGGCAAATCTATCATCTTTGCAACTATTGCTTCTCTAGCTTTGAGTGCTCCTGTCACTTACGACACCAACTCTACTGCTGAGTTACAATCTCCTTCATCTCAAGAAATTCTGGGTTGGAGTCACGCAACTTTTCCTACCATTTACCAAACCTGTAATGAGACGAACGCAAGAATGTTGAATGCAGCTTTTAAGGATACCGCTGAAATCACCGCTTATGGTAAAGATAGACTTTTGAACTATGGTGTCGATGACGTTTACTACAAAAGATGGTTTGGTAATGGTAGTATTTTCACCGTCATGGGTGTCTTTGAGCAATTGATGGAGGCTTCCAAGGGTGCCATGCTCATGAGATGTGATGATATTGATGGCTTGTGTGCAGCTAATCCAAACTATTACGCTGGTCATCACCGTCAATCTGCTCCAGCTGAAACTGTTATTTGTGATTACTTCTACACTTCCAAAAAGCCACTATCAACAATTTGTTTCGAAGGTACTATTGTCGATGTCGGTCCAAAACATTATGCAGGTATTGATATGTTACATCGTTACTTGCACGTCCCTACCATGAGTATGGATGGATATGTTGGCGAGTACGCGGAAACTCTTGAAGAAGTTGTGGACTACACCCAGAACAATGCTACTTACGCAGTTAGAAACACCGACAACTATCTTTACTATCTCGCTGACGTTTACAGTGCTTCTGTTATACCTGGTGGCTG